TTGATGAGTGGAAGAGGTTTCCATGCATTGATGTACCTCTGCTTACTAAGCTTCTAAGCTCTTAGAGCAATAATTATAGGTAGAGAGATACATCACTAACTGAATTTGATACAAATATTGTTTCTCGAGTGTCACAAATTGTATGAACATAAGTCAAACAAACACAAACACCATACTAGCTTTTTGATTTGAAGATCAAAATTCAATAAAACTAAAATTCAGAGAAGACGGCAAGTTTTGCCATAAGATAGAGAAAACTTATCGCCTTCTCATGCCACGGCCACGACCACCACCGCGTCCTCTCCCCATAGCACCTGCTGCATCTCCCTGTGCGCTCTCAGACTGTATTTTTGTTATACAATTATCAAAAAAATTAGACACACACGTTCTCAAAAACATATAAAAGAAGAAAATTAGAGCAAGTGTTAATTACTTTAGGGTTCTTCACAGTTTCATCCACACTAAGGATAAGGCAAGCTGCTTCAGTCGCAGCATTTATAGCATTAATCTGCCACAACCAAAGGGAAACAATCGATCATAAATAAACCTTTCCATAAAAGATATTAACACAAAAGAGAACATTCCAAAGGTACACATCGTATAGAATCTTGCAATACCTTCACAACTGCTGGTTCCCAGACGAAGTTAGCAAATGAATCAGCTATTCCACCAGTGTTAATGTCCACTCCATACGAAGCTCCTTCACCTGTTATAACACAGATATGAGATTACACTGCCTATCAAAATAATTTATACATCAAAGCTTGTGACCGTGAAAGAATCCTCACCGCTTTGCATGGCGTGTTTTTGTCTTAATTTATTCAGCACATCAGTTGCATCAAATCCAGCATTGTCACATAATTGTCGTGGAATAACCTGTGATTACACACCAGAGTTTCGATATGAGCATAGCAGTTATGGATTTTCAGAAATAAAAAGGGACAAAGCAAAAACATCCAAGTCAACCAGAAGTGTACCTCCAGGGCCTTTGCATACGAGTTAATGAAAAGCTGAGACTTCCCGGCAATAGTTCGTGAATGCTGCCTCAGGTACTTGCTTATCTCCATCTACAACAAGTTGAAGTCTCTTTCATTGTCAATGTTATTAACCTATGTGCAAAATTTTAAAATCAAACCATGGTAGATGAAGGTCACTCACATCTATAGCTCCACCTCCAGGAACAACAGTTGAGTTCTTCACAGCTCTCCTCACAATCATAATAGCATCATGTAAACTCCGCTCAGCTTCTTCGATGAACTGCAATTAACGTTACGAAGGAAGTCATATTAATGCTGTTTTTTGTTTCATTAAGCCTTTTTCAATATTAGATGTATACCTGATCAGCTCCACCACGAAGGACAATAGTTGCTGTACGTCCTGAAGGGCAACCACTGAATATGTTAAACCTCTCCCCACCAACTTGTTTTTCCTCAAATATCTCACAAGTTCCGAGAACCTGCACAAAATTAAAACCAATCTCTGATTCAAAGGAATATAATCAACATGTCGCTGAAAGCTTGTAAGCATATCTAGATAGCAAGCACAGAAAGTCATTTTCCACTAACCTCGGGTATTATATTGTTAACACTTGTCTGGACTGTTCCACCAGCGGCAGCAGCCACGCGATTAAGATCTCCTTCTGCTACACGGCCAGCGCAGAAAATATCACGATCTGCAAAATACTGCCAAAAATGCCAACCGTTTTCAGTTAAATGAGTAAAACGGTAAAGAACTCTCTTGATTAATATGAAAAAGAAACTTAAGATGCAACGTCTCGCTTTGAGCAAATTGACTGACAGGAGCAACGAATATGATAGTTTCTGACAAAAAAACATCCTACAGATGCTAGAACATGGTACCTATAACAACCATTGTAACTGTGCCTCAAAGATGCCCATCTCTCAAAAAATAAAGAAAGACTGTCAACAGCCAATCGAGAGATTAGAAAGCGACAAACCTGAGTAGCTAGATCACCAATAGCCAATCGAGAAAGAACAACTTTTGCTCCACTTTCTACACATTTGTCTAGCTTGTCATAAATGATATTCCATTCTGCATCGACTATTGACTGGTACTGTGATGGATCCGATAGCCTGAGAACAAATGACAGCAAATAAGGCCAAAATATGCTCAAACTGAAGGAAACATTTAACAAAAGAGTCAGATATCCAACCTAATCTCAGCGTTTTCCTTCTCAGATTTCAACTCCAGCTCGATGTTAAGAAGAAGGATTTTCGGATTAAGAAACTTCTTTGGCTGTTGTTCAAAACCCGCATATGAGAATGTCTTTTTGAAAGCCACACCGTCAACTAGGAAAGAGTCTCTCATGTTACCACCAGGAACCTGCAGAACAAACCATAAGCATCACTAACCTGGCTTGAAAAGCATTAGCACAAATGCAAGTTTCATTTATAAGACTTGGATCTTGAAAATTCCCAAGCCGTTAATATAAATGTCAATAATTTGTACCATGTAGCACTATGCCCATTCCCACTTCACAAAATCTAACTGAAACTTGGAAATGAATAGAAAGGGAATGAAGCAGATATGCTAGTTGTTGTCCATGGGTACAACAAATAGACTATTGGAATTTGGAATTTGACAAAGCCACGTAAGAATCATTAACGGCGAGAGTTTAATTTTCCGGATAAACAGAAGATAACACAAGTTCGGGCGTAGATACATAGTGAATAAAAAAAAGAAAAAAAAAGAGTCTTTTACCTTTTTGATCCCAATCAAATTAAGCCTGTCGTCATCCCCAATGGCCATAACAGCATCAACAACCATTGTAGCAAAAAACTCTTTCTCTCCACCAATAAGCTTAGAGGAAAGAGTGGTAGCAGCACACTTAGCCAACAGACCTTTCTTCTCCTCCACACTCTTCCCCTCAATGCTAACAGCTAATTCTTTCACCTTCTCAATAGCCTATACGGTTAAAACAGTAACTTAATTATTAGGGTAACAAAAGAGTCCAGTAATTGCAAAATGCGAGTAAAACACAAACCAAAGTGCTCGCAGTGCGATAACTCCTAATCAGATTCTGAGAGTGAACACCATCCTCAACAAACGGCTTAGCCTCCTTCAAAAACTCCGCTGCAAGAAGCACAACTGTAGTCGTCCCATCACCTACCTAAACCAACAACACAATCATCACATAAACAAAAATTCAAAGATCATTAAAACTCAATTCACCATTCTAAGATCTGCATAACTGAATCACAATCGATTATACAAACACTGAAGATCCAGGATCCAATTAAATAGTGATAAAATCCGTAATTCAAATCCTCACCTCTGAATCTTGAGATTTGGCGATATCGACGAGGATCTTAGCGGCGGGATGAACGATGTCGAGGAGCTTCATGATGGTAGCGCCGTCGTTGGAAATGGTGACGGATCCCTTATCGTCGTGGATGAGCTTGTCCATCCCTCGCGGCCCGAGCGTGGTTCGAACCACGTCGCCGACCGCCGTGACGGCGTTGATGTTGCTGAGCAGCTGCGCTTTCCCCTGAGAAGTGTCTGTGCCTTCCTTCAGCAGAATGATCTGCGGTTGCTGCTCACAACAAAGTAGATTCACATCAGTCAGTATCCGAACTATGTGTATTCACAGAGAGTGTGGATTCAACTTACCATCATCGACGCCATTGTAGATGCGTGAATGAGCTACGGAGAAACGAGAGAGAGAGAGAGAGGGAGCGAGAGAGAAATTTAGGGTTTATTTTGGGTCTTGTGTTTTGTATACCAATCCCTTTTTATCCCTTTCTTGTTATTCGAGGAGCATTAGATAAAACTAAGTAAACTGTTTATTACATGTGTGTCATTTAGTACATGGCATCACCACAAATTTTCTCACACCTTATATTCAAACACCCTTTCTTAACTAGACTAATTACAAAATTTGTCATTGCTAATTACATTAAAACTTCTGTATATACTATAACCTTATTGACTAACAAAATAATTTATCACATGCCCTACTACTCTTTGATTACAAACGTTTCCATTTTCAAATACGCAGAGATTTTATTACCATAACCAGAGATTCTTCATAATTATCGATTTCAATATGAAAATTCGTATAGCCTGACTTAAATATTAATGTCTTTCTATATAGTTAAACTATATAAAATCCATCGTGTACGTATCTATCTACATATTTACTTATATATGTGTTGCTATATCACGAATTCGTTATATATGTGTACGTATTTTCAAACACAATGTTCAACAATTCTTACATAATCGCAAAATCTTATAGATATATACATACACTTTTTCAAAAAAATTACATAAAACGATCTAATATATAGTATTTTTAAAAGCTAATAATAGTTTCAAATCTCCTCCATTGTATGTTAACCACGTTTATCGTTTCCATAATTATCAATGCAATTGTAATCGACGATCATTTTATGATAGTTTGGATTCAANNNNNNNNNNNNNNNNNNNNNNNNNNNNNNNNNNNNNNNNNNNNNNNNNNNNNNNNNNNNNNNNNNNNNNNNNNNNNGTTTTCTATAAAATTTATGATACAATATTTCAAATGTAAATGTAGATTTTGTTTTCAAACAAAGACTTTCTTTTTGGGATATGTAATTACCGAGTATTTTTTTTTTACTCTCAATAAGCCATATATAATAACATTGCTATGCATTTTAAAGATATAGTGTACATGAAATCCTTGCTATGCATTATAAATATCTTTGCTATGCATTTTAAAGATTTTCTTACAGCAATAATGGCATTGGTGAAAAGAAATATATATTAAAACTTACATATTACAATATTTTTCTACTTTCTTAATAATATAAGTTTTCACCTAAACGAAGGGATTGTCAATCACACAACACTTAATGGGACATACGATGATCTCCATGATATTTCAAATCAGGAATGTATAAAGATAAATATGACGCTATTGGATTAAATGTATTTTATAGGAGTTGAACTCAATAATTTCTATACAAAAATTGCGACGAAAAATGAAAAGTTTCAAAATCAGAATTGATTATTGATTTGAGATCGATTGATTTTTTCAATCAAGCTGCAATCTTTGTTTCCTTATATTAAAAATAAAAATAAAATGTTTTCTGATTTTGAAAGATCAATTCGCAAATGGAGTAATAAGACGAGTTTCAAAATAGAATTGTAGCGCAAGTTATTCAGTATTAATTATTGAATATTACATATATTTAAAGCGATTTCGAATAAAGATAGCAAACCCTAGACCCAAAACTTCTTGTATATAAATATGTAGCCGATGTTAACATCTCCTCACCACAGTCTATATCACAAAACATTGTTATCAAAACATTAAGTTTTTCTGATTTTACCTAGGTGGTAACATTGTCATTTTACCTAGGTGATAACATCGTGATTTCACTTTATTATGTTATTCTATCACATATGCTGCAATATCATGTTTTATGATTACAGTAACGTCATCATTAAGTGTGTTTCTTATGGTGTCCTTGCTCATGTTTTTCAAGAATTTTATTAGTTTATTGCTTATATTTCGTTTTATCTTATATGTATATTTTATTTTATGAAAACAATAATTCTATTGTATGTGTTTTTTTTCCTTCATAATTTGGTTTATATAAGTTTTTGATTACTCTTATAGATTAGCTTTCATCCGAATCACATACGATTTCATCATTTGAAATCTAATCCTTCCTCATCATATATATAAATAGGTTGTTTTAAGCACATCTACTCATTACATTCTTCTTCCCAAATCTTCAATACAAATTCGATCTTGCAAGCAAAACACTTATGGTGGGTCTCAACTCATTATATAATATGTAATCTTGTCACTATAAGTTTTGCATTTCTAATATTTATAGATTAAAAGTTATAATCTCTTTTAATCCATTCACTCCGCGCAGGGCGCGGATATCACCTAGTTATTATTAAGGAGGAAAAAAAAACCCTTAAAAGTGTATTATATTTACAAACATGCCATTTTGATGATGTGTGACGATGGGATCTCAGCTCATTTTTTATTTATGTCCACTAGTGGTTTGTCATTTGTATTATTTAACAAAGAACATTTGTCATTAGATTCATTTGTTTTAATCCGAAAATCAACGTTTGTAGTTGTTTTCTACGTTGACGTACTTCTTTTTATTAGTTAAATTATTGATCGGTTAATGGATCCGTTAGTTTTAGAGAAACGAGATTATGAAATTAGTTCATATATGGTGGCAGTGTGTATAATACAAAATGTATTTGCTTTCATGCAGTTCAGGATTTATTTTAGTGCTAGTTTTAGTTTAAACGGGGTCGTGTTGACCTATTATTCAATGTTCTATTCATTCCAGTAAAGAAAAGTCATACATTTAACACAAAATATTTAAGATGTATCAATAGAAAATAAAAATCTGAGACAATGATCTTGTTGTTAGGGATGGAACCGATATACCTATTTAGTCGACTAATATAACCGGTGGAAATGGGAGATCCCTGGTGGTAGCAGAGGTTTTTGATAACGTTAGAAAAACCGACCAAGGATCACATTCATATAAACACTTCTTCCACCAACAATGGAGATTTACCTAGTTATGTAAATATTCGATTATAGAAATCTACATCTTCCCACCAAATTCTAGAAAGTGCCTTTTTGCGTTTACTTAGGCCTTGATTGGTAACCTTGCGAAATGGTGGAATGACATCTTAAACGCGATTCTGAAAATATTTTACTAATCAAAAAAAGTTGCGGAATAAAAGAAAAAAAACTAAAACACAAAAAGTTTCATTAACTGAAAAAGTGAGTTTTAGTTGGTTACTAAAGGCATGTCCGCGCTTTGCACGGAATATTGTTTTATTGTTGTTAATTATTATTTTTCGGATGATATAGCTAGCTAATTATGTGATCGTCTTCAATTGCTAAGAATATTATTTGGTATTTTTATTATGTTACGTAGTAATAGGTGATATGCTAACATGTTTGTTTTTTTAATAGTGTGTTGGTGTGGGTATAATAGTACTTTATTAGTGGTGGAGTGAGTTTGTGATGTAATGCATATTGAATTTCAATAATTTTACATTTAGGCATTTGTTGAATTTAAGGCTAATAGTTTCAGGGCAAAAATTAATATTTTTTCTAATTATTTGAACATTACCTTTTAAAGATGTTTTGTGCTCTCTCCCTATATTTTTACATTGAGCCGTCACCATCTATGCATTTCGTTTACCTTTCCGTTATGTTGTGATTCTCGCCATCACCGAAAAAGACTCACATATGTGCTCTTGTTTTTTCTCACCTTTTTCTCCTTTTTCTCTTTGGGTTGGGCCAGAGTTTAGTCGTCTTTGAAGTTGTTTTCCTCGTCGTTGGCTTACCATCGATAATCCCTTCTCGTCTTAGTTTTCAAGATATGGTTTTTGGTGATCTGACTTCTATAACTCGAAGACGGCTCCGCGATTGAATGATTTCGTTTTGTCTGCCCTTCCATCTATGTTCCCCCATCTCGTTGCAACTTTCATGGCTGCTTGTGTCTTTGTGACTCTCCCTTTCGACATGTTTGCCACTCCAGATTTGGATAGTGTTCTCCTCCGAATATGCTCTGTAGATTTGGAAGATTGTTTCTGGTCTCAAGTTTGGGTTCTGGTTTCTCGGGGGTTGGCTTCTGTTCTCCCTCACTCAGGTTGTTCTCTTCTTCCTGTGACTCTCCTTTTCGCCATGTTTGCCACTCCAGATTTGGATAGTGTTCTCCTCCGAATATGCTCTGTAGATTTGGAAGATTGTTTCTGGTCTCAAGTTTGGGTTCTGGTTTCTCGGGGGTTGGCTTCTGTTCTCCCTCACTCAGGTTGTTCTCTTCTTCTCTTGTTTCCCTTAGTATAAGTGTGTGGTATTAGTCTCTTGGAGCTTTGGTCTCTTCTATCCAGAGTTTTGTGGTTCTTCACTTGCATAGACGTCTTGTTTGTGCTTGTTTAGTTTGTGAGGTGATTCTTACCTTTTAGCTGGTGGTTGTCATTATCGTTCGTTATGTATGTCTCTTCCCGCTTCGTGGTGATTTTAGCCTTCTGTTGATTATTTTTCCTCTAACACGCTTTATTGATTCTTTGCATAGGTCTTTGATCACGCTCCTTTGTGTTCGAGCGATTGCTTTATCTCAAGATTATCTTTCTACATTTTTCTGACTTTTGATTGTTCTGGCCAAGACACTCAATGATAAAGTGGGGTAAGTTAATTTTCGTTCTTGATCTCCTTTGAGCTCTGGACCTTTATTGAGTTAGTGTTACTTTGGTATTTTTTTTCTCTATGATTATGGAGGTTTTATGTTTAGATTATGTGTTTGCTTTAGTTTAGTTAATATTAAGATAAATATATAGTTGTAAATGAAATAATAGAAAATAGTAAAAAATAATAAAATAGCGAAAGTTTATGTTATTTTTAGCAGTGAATAAATTAAATATTAAAATACATTTATATTTTTTTACTTATTTCTTTATTCGTTTTGCAATTTTTTGAACAATAAAATAGATTATCAACCTTCAAATGATGATAGTTAGTGTGAGAAGGATTAGATAGTGCATAATTAGAAAATAATGAACCAAATTGCAATAGTCTAAAAGAAGAAGGGTCTAAAATGTAAAAAGACAAAAAATGACACATTTCAACAAACTCCCTTCCACATGTCATAAGAAGAGAGAAAAGTCTACTTTATATATATAGATTTACAAAATTAAGACTTTCATATTATTAAGTTATATGATAATACCATTTTAAAATTTAAATAAATAGCAGTAATTTTTTTAATGCTAAATAGTTATGTTGTATATAAAGTTATTCTATAATTTGTTTTAAAATATTATAAAATGTTAATCTGTTATTAAAACGTATTGAATAGCAAGTAAAATATTTATGATAAAAACTAAAGTATTTTTTAATAAATTTAAGTAATTTTAGCATCTTGTAATAATTAGTTTAATTATTGATATTTGTATTTTCTTATAACAAAATAAATACCTTATTAAATATTTTAATCCATTTATCATGTATTCTGTCAGTCTCATGATTACATGAATATTTGATATCATCTACAAAATGATTATGTCCGCACATTGCTGATTTGTCATTTTCTTTATAATTTTTGGCCAAGTGAACAGTTTTCTTAATTTTATATATTTTAATAATAAACAGTTACCATATTTCAGCTATGCAAATATTTGATATTATCTTATTTATTAATGTATTAAAATTTCTATTTGATTTTAGGTGAATTAATTATTTTAATAAATAATTTAATAATATTTTATTAGATAATAAACATTTTTAAGAAAAATATGATAATTATCATTTACACAACTATTTGATATTATCTTATTAATATTATATAAAATATTCTTTTCTTATATGTCATGAAAGGATTGTATCTATATTTTCGGTAATAAAATGGTTATATATTTTTGAATTTAATATAAGCTCATCGATAGCATATACAATTTATTATTTTAATTTATTAGGGTTTAGTTTTTTAAAAATATGTTTTCTACTAATTGTAAATTTTGCTAATATGTGTTACCACAAAAGCTCATATTTATGTGCTACCAAATCAATACTGGATTACATGTCGTATGAGAAACATATAGAAAAAAAACTTGCAAAGAAAAAATGAATATTTTAAAACATAAGAGGTCTCCTAAATATTTTGAAAATATTGGAGGAATTATTTTTTATTGTAAATTATATTTTTGTCTATAAGATAATTCTTATATATTTATTGTTGTTATTTGAAAAAAATATTTTTTCTGTTATAAAAATTTAAGAATTAAGATAAAAAAATTTTATAATTAAATATTAATCAAAAACAATTCTTTAAAGAAATTTTAAAAAATACTTTTAATATGTGAATGTTTTAAAAGTTTTGACTCAGTAATAAGTATATATATTTTGATAAAAAACTTTGTCATATAGAAATAATTTGATGTTTGATTTAAGCCTTTCGAGAACATTTAAACTAATAAGATATAAACTAATAAATATGCGTAAAATAATTAGATCCGCATGTGCGTGCAAAACACCTAGTTTATATATATAAAAGCAAGAAATAAAATAGTCTTTTGGCTCTTTAATAAAATTTCTTTTGGTGATTTTCTTTTTTGAGAGTTCTTTTTGTGAAAAAAAATTAAATTGTCTATTTGGGAGAATTGCTAATAAACAAATATATACATATATTAAAATAAACAGCGATACAAAACGACTGCAAAAAAAAACATACTACACAAATTACTGCTTTGTATTTGTATTAGTGAATATTAACAATCTGACTTTATCAGTTGGATAGTATCGTCATTATTGAGTTTGCTCAGTAGCTATCGATGTTCGTCATCAGATATTTCCAACTCTTTACGCAAGTCTGATACCAAGACTTCTTTCTCCTAAGTTGTCAAAATGGTACGGCCAATAGAACCTATAGAGGTAGTCGTCATGAGTAGGTTCTACCACTTACAATGATCTGATCTCTTGCCTAACGGTGATTGAGAATGACAAGGTACTAAAGAGGAGCAGTGAGATGAGATATCCTGATACAAATAAAACTAATATAAATCAGGATGAATCCAAGGGAGCCGTGTCCAATATAACTCAAGGAGTGGCCGACATGTCTATTGACTAAGAGGGATCTCGACATTTTATTTTAAAGTCCTTTTCATAATGGCTAAAAAACCTACTTGATGGTTCACGATTTTATTATATATATATATATGAAAGAGTTTGTTTTGATTATATCTTGCCTGATCTTACTTGAACATATAAATGATTTTAAAGAGTTGCCTAAAGGGCATAAAACCAAGTAAGAAATCATGAATGTGTATAGTAAGCATAGTAAAGGAACTATGGCTAAGGCATTGCTTTAAAAGGCATTATACACACCCAAAAGAACATGTGACCCATTGAAGTTATAATGTATGGTTTCCAAGTAGAAACAATGGGCAAACAAAAGGAAACAAGTTCCTTCATATTTTGAAAGAAAAATTGCCTAAGACCTTGAAACAAAATGGTCGATACTATACCTATGATCTCTACTGATCAAAACTATGCTACAGATCAATATGATAAAGAGGCAAGAGATGTGGTAATCATATTGATAACACCACAAAATTTTACACTATATGACATGATAGGATTAGCCATCCTAAAGTCTAAACTTGATGCAAAGATTGAAAAGGCACAGAGTTATCCCGTAAAAGATCTCACGTTGTGAAACATGTACACAAAGGGAAACTCATTAGGCTTAATTGTCCCAAGCACCACGACCTTATAGTATGGTCATGAGGGGGAGAGAGGATAAACCCATGATCAATACTACAAGTCTGTGTACTACTATAACGGCCAAACCATAAAGGCCATTACTTGGTCATGTTATAAATGGATCGGTCATTACTCAGGCCATAAAGGACCATTCCTTGGCCGTAGAGGCCATGATACAAACGGCTAAACCAAAGAGGCCATTACCCGGCCGAAGAGACCATGTTATGGTCGGCCACAAAGACCATCACCTATAAACAGCTTGGCCACGACTTGGCCATGACTTGGCTATATAGTGCTGGCTTGGCCGCATTACCTATAAAGGTTCGGCCATGTAAGACTAAGACNNNNNNNNNNNNNNNNNNNNNNNNNNNNNNNNNNNNNNNNNNNNNNNNNNNNNNNNNNNNNNNNNNNNNNNNNNNNNNNNNNNNNNNNNNNNNNNNNNNNTGACCTAATAATATATATTTCAGTGTGTGATATAATCCACAGCAACAAAGGTCATGAGACACCATCAAGAGATGGATAAAGGACTAAAATGTCCGAGATAGATATGGTACTGCTTAAAAAGATCGATGTCCACATGTGAGATACATGAGAGTGTTCGGCCACAANNNNNNNNNNNNNNNNNNNNNNNNNNNNNNNNNNNNNNNNNNNNNNNNNNNNNNNNNNNNNNNNNNNNNNNNNNNNNNNNNNNNNNNNNNNNNNNNNNNNNNNNNNNNNNNNNNNNNNNNNNNNNNNNNNNNNNNNNNNNNNNNNNNNNNNNNNNNNNNNNNNNNNNNNNNNNNNNNNNNNNNNNNNNNNNNNNNNNNNNNNNNNNNNNNNNNNNNNNNNNNNNNNNNNNNNNNNNNNNNNNNNNNNNNNNNNNNNNNNNNNNNNNNNNNNNNNNNNNNNNNNNNNNNNNNNNNNNNNNNNNNNNNNNNNNNNNNNNNNNNNNNNNNNNNNNNNNNNNNNNNNNNNNNNNNNNNNNNNNNNNNNNNNNNNNNNNNNNNNNNNNNNNNNNNNNNNNNNNNNNNNNNNNNNNNNNNNNNNNNNNNNNNNNNNNNNNNNNNNNNNNNNNNNNNNNNNNNNNNNNNNNNNNNNNNNNNNNNNNNNNNNNNNNNNNNNNNNNNNNNNNNNNNNNNNNNNNNNNNNNNNNNNNNNNNNNNNNNNNNNNNNNNNNNNNNNNNNNNNNNNNNNNNNNNNNNNNNNNNNNNNNNNNNNNNNNNNNNNNNNNNNNNNNNNNNNNNNNNNNNNNNNNNNNNNNNNNNNNNNNNNNNNNNNNNNNNNNNNNNNNNNNNNNNNNNNNNNNNNNNNNNNNNNNNNNNNNNNNNNNNNNNNNNNNNNNNNNNNNNNNNNNNNNNNNNNNNNNNNNNNNNNNNNNNNNNNNNNNNNNNNNNNNNNNNNNNNNNNNNNNNNNNNNNNNNNNNNNNNNNNNNNNNNNNNNNNNNNNNNNNNNNNNNNNNNNNNNNNNNNNNNNNNNNNNNNNNNNNNNNNNNNNNNNNNNNNNNNNNNNNNNNNNNNNNNNNNNNNNNNNNNNNNNNNNNNNNNNNNNNNNNNNNNNNNNNNNNNNNNNNNNNNNNNNNNNNNNNNNNNNNNNNNNNNNNNNNNNNNNNNNNNNNNNNNNNNNNNNNNNNNNNNNNNNNNNNNNNNNNNNNNNNNNNNNNNNNNNNNNNNNNNNNNGAGACTCTCCTCTGTTTGTGTCTAGAGGCTCCCCATTTTGATATAGGACAACATACGTAAAGTTTATTTCTGAGCAATAGAACACTATAAAGATTCGGACGATGAGTTTTGGATGTTTTAGTTCTCTAAGAGCTTGAGTATTGTCTCTCTTCTTTATTTACTTCGTTGTGCTTGAGACAGAGGATCTCACTCCTGGAGAAATTGATGCCAAACGTCTAAAACGGTTTCTATTTTTAGCTCCTTTTTAACTGATGCTTCATACTTGAAGCTATCAATGCCAACCGCAGCAACTACAGGTGGCGTTAGTTGCTACTTACCTCACAAATCAACGTTTCGAAAAAATCACCATAAATTAGCGAAATAAAAGAAAAAATATTCGTATTTAACTTTACTGCGTCAGCTGTTTTATGTTTTGACGGATCATACCTAGCTTGAGGAAGATGAAGAAGGTTCCCAAATAAAGAATACAGCATTCTCCTTGTACTTTGATTGCCTTCTTATGTAATAGATTTCTGTATGCTTTCCTATAAATGAAAAGTTGCTCAATTGATATGTTTCAAAGAAAATGTTATTGAGAAACATTAAGGGTCAAGTATCAACTGGATTCTTTTGCATCAGATTGTTTAGTTGGATGGATTCAGCTCACCCGAAACCTCCAAAATTTGAGTGAGAAGTTTTCCATATAACTCCTCCTGTTTGAATACATGAAAACCGAGAAAAACGAAACTCAGCGAGAGAACTTGTGAATTGATTAGGAACATCAGACTAAACATGAATAGAGCTAAAGGACAGAAGTAGAGTAGTGAGTTACCGAGAGAGTCTATGTAATTGTTCCACT
This sequence is a window from Brassica oleracea var. oleracea cultivar TO1000 chromosome C1, BOL, whole genome shotgun sequence. Protein-coding genes within it:
- the LOC106295040 gene encoding T-complex protein 1 subunit eta, with translation MASMMQPQIILLKEGTDTSQGKAQLLSNINAVTAVGDVVRTTLGPRGMDKLIHDDKGSVTISNDGATIMKLLDIVHPAAKILVDIAKSQDSEVGDGTTTVVLLAAEFLKEAKPFVEDGVHSQNLIRSYRTASTLAIEKVKELAVSIEGKSVEEKKGLLAKCAATTLSSKLIGGEKEFFATMVVDAVMAIGDDDRLNLIGIKKVPGGNMRDSFLVDGVAFKKTFSYAGFEQQPKKFLNPKILLLNIELELKSEKENAEIRLSDPSQYQSIVDAEWNIIYDKLDKCVESGAKVVLSRLAIGDLATQYFADRDIFCAGRVAEGDLNRVAAAAGGTVQTSVNNIIPEVLGTCEIFEEKQVGGERFNIFSGCPSGRTATIVLRGGADQFIEEAERSLHDAIMIVRRAVKNSTVVPGGGAIDMEISKYLRQHSRTIAGKSQLFINSYAKALEVIPRQLCDNAGFDATDVLNKLRQKHAMQSGEGASYGVDINTGGIADSFANFVWEPAVVKINAINAATEAACLILSVDETVKNPKSESAQGDAAGAMGRGRGGGRGRGMRRR